From a region of the Acidimicrobiales bacterium genome:
- a CDS encoding inorganic pyrophosphatase yields MAYHRLIRNFDRFRAHPWHGLPIGDKAPNVVDAFIEITPFDAVKYEIDKITGYLRVDRPQGSSALPPTLYGFIPRTYCGQRVADLTPSADTGDGDPLDICVLSQQRIDRAEVVLPARILGGIQVLDGGEADDKIVAVLESDTVFDYAKDIKNLPTAVVQRIVHYFATYKMDITGQKPNAIEVIGTYGAEHARAVVEAALADYTELFGDRTKRRHDD; encoded by the coding sequence ATCGCGTACCATCGGCTCATCAGAAATTTCGACCGCTTCCGCGCCCACCCATGGCATGGCCTCCCCATCGGGGACAAGGCCCCTAACGTCGTCGACGCGTTCATCGAGATCACCCCGTTCGATGCCGTCAAGTACGAGATCGACAAGATCACCGGCTATCTGCGGGTCGACCGACCCCAGGGTTCGTCTGCCCTGCCGCCGACGCTGTATGGCTTCATACCGCGCACGTACTGCGGTCAGAGGGTCGCCGATCTGACACCGAGTGCCGACACCGGGGACGGCGACCCTCTAGACATCTGCGTGCTGAGCCAGCAACGCATCGACCGGGCCGAGGTGGTGCTTCCGGCCCGCATCCTCGGCGGTATACAGGTTCTCGACGGTGGCGAGGCCGACGACAAGATCGTGGCCGTGCTCGAGAGCGACACCGTCTTCGACTACGCCAAGGACATCAAGAACCTTCCCACTGCGGTGGTGCAGCGCATCGTGCACTACTTCGCCACCTACAAGATGGACATCACGGGCCAAAAGCCCAATGCCATCGAGGTGATTGGCACCTACGGGGCCGAGCACGCCCGCGCGGTGGTCGAGGCCGCGTTGGCCGACTACACCGAGTTGTTCGGCGACCGCACCAAGCGCCGACACGACGACTGA
- a CDS encoding nitroreductase, whose product MEFQDLIFDRRSIRGYKPDPVPRQLLAEIIEVAAQSPSSMNTQPWYVHVVTGDVLDQIRRGNTEQMLATGKPDREIRGHGRYEGVHRDRQKRVAAQLFEAAGIGWENKEQRTDWTMRGFRQFDAPVSVIGCIDRELEDSTEAYFDLGQFVHAMVLAAWDRGVGSVINGQGIMQSSVVRAHAQIPDDQLIVITVAMGFPAEGFAANDVVSERRSVDEIASFLGFDD is encoded by the coding sequence ATGGAATTCCAGGATCTGATCTTCGACCGGCGCAGCATCCGGGGGTACAAGCCCGATCCGGTGCCGCGCCAGCTGCTGGCAGAGATCATCGAAGTGGCGGCGCAGAGCCCATCGTCGATGAACACCCAGCCCTGGTACGTACACGTCGTCACCGGCGACGTGCTCGACCAGATTCGGCGTGGCAACACCGAGCAGATGCTCGCAACGGGCAAACCCGATCGCGAGATCCGAGGCCACGGCCGCTATGAGGGCGTGCACCGCGATCGCCAGAAGCGTGTAGCCGCCCAGCTGTTCGAGGCGGCTGGCATCGGGTGGGAGAACAAGGAGCAACGCACCGACTGGACAATGCGCGGCTTCCGCCAATTCGACGCTCCGGTGTCGGTCATCGGATGTATCGATCGCGAGCTCGAAGACTCGACCGAGGCCTACTTCGATCTCGGGCAGTTCGTGCACGCGATGGTGTTGGCAGCCTGGGATCGAGGTGTGGGCTCGGTGATCAACGGCCAGGGAATCATGCAGTCTTCTGTGGTGCGTGCCCACGCCCAGATTCCCGACGACCAACTGATCGTCATCACTGTCGCGATGGGGTTCCCCGCCGAGGGTTTCGCGGCCAACGACGTGGTCTCCGAGCGTCGCTCCGTCGACGAGATTGCGTCGTTCCTGGGTTTCGACGACTGA
- a CDS encoding MBL fold metallo-hydrolase has product MDIILTGTGSPLPDPNRAGPSTLVKAGDTQILVDAGRGTVMRLAGAGTLPGFLSAVLITHLHSDHVCALNDVITTHWIMTQGNVALPIYGPVGTAEFVERQVHALEADISYRIAHHEALTVGPQVAVTELEPGDSFVVGDVSVTTAATEHAPVRPTIGFRLEHQGSTAALVGDTLPCAGVDELANGADVYVQTVIRRDIVEKFRNAMMLDILDYHSGVVDAAETAARVGAKRLAMTHLVPAPTPEQYPEWVARAAEHYDGQIIIGDDLTTIEV; this is encoded by the coding sequence ATGGACATCATTCTCACCGGAACCGGGTCGCCGCTGCCCGACCCCAACAGGGCCGGGCCCTCGACGCTGGTCAAGGCCGGCGACACCCAGATCCTGGTCGACGCGGGCAGGGGCACCGTCATGCGCCTAGCGGGCGCTGGCACGTTGCCCGGCTTCTTGTCGGCGGTGCTGATCACGCACCTGCACAGCGACCATGTGTGTGCGTTGAACGACGTCATCACGACGCACTGGATAATGACCCAGGGCAACGTTGCCCTGCCCATCTATGGCCCGGTGGGCACGGCCGAGTTCGTCGAGCGCCAAGTGCATGCACTCGAAGCCGACATCAGCTATCGCATCGCACACCACGAAGCGCTGACCGTGGGCCCTCAGGTCGCGGTGACCGAGCTCGAACCCGGCGATTCGTTTGTGGTTGGCGACGTGTCGGTGACCACCGCAGCAACCGAACACGCCCCCGTTCGACCCACGATCGGCTTCCGGCTCGAGCATCAGGGCAGCACCGCAGCGCTGGTGGGCGACACCCTGCCCTGCGCCGGAGTCGACGAGCTTGCGAACGGCGCAGATGTCTATGTGCAGACGGTAATCAGGCGCGACATCGTCGAGAAGTTCCGCAACGCGATGATGCTCGACATCCTCGACTATCACTCCGGCGTGGTCGACGCAGCCGAAACCGCCGCCAGGGTCGGTGCCAAGCGCCTGGCGATGACCCACCTGGTGCCCGCGCCCACGCCCGAGCAATATCCCGAGTGGGTTGCAAGAGCGGCCGAGCACTATGACGGCCAGATCATCATCGGCGACGACCTGACGACCATCGAGGTCTGA
- a CDS encoding arylsulfatase: protein MAEFKGTIGRTLADSTPHFEEPPHPGEQAPNVVIVLLDDTGFAQFGCYGSDIDTPNVDALAANGVQFTNFHVTPLCSPTRAALLTGRSQHAVGMRGVSNWRTGFPHQLGHISNSAATVAEVLKSHGYATFCTGKWHLAPTEDTSAAGPFDQWPLARGFDRFYGFLEGETDQFHPELVRDNTHIDAPATPEEGYHLSEDLVDQLLQMINDSKGVRPDRPFFAYLPFGATHAPHQAPQAYLDKYRGRYDEGWDVVRQRWYQRQIDLGVIPQHAVLAPRNPGVVAWDELPENQKRLACRLQEAFAAFLDHTDDQIGRLVDGLAQMGELDNTILVVLADNGASQEGGPFGVMHEMKFFNGILESPDEAIERIDEIGGPNSHTNYPWGWAQAGNSPFRWYKQNTHEGGVHVPMIMHWPARLGGGNAGTKRSQFVNVSDIAPTIYELLGVTPPEVYRGIEQMPVTGHSFATLLDDGDAPAANRLQYFENAGSRAVIAELDGVWWKAVTKHKQGDDFDTEPWELYDLDADPSECTNLADGNPERLAQLVDLWWAEAERHGVLPLDDRTLALFASRLSDQSPHRTDRRYVYRPPMSPIPAQPSATLGGRAFDLPAQTTCRPGDEGVLWATGNQNSGCSVFVQNGRLVVDYNAFNDHTIVESEIEVPVGDSEVAVHLERDGRKTGWVEVSIDGTPCGRAPIGFYMRMVSSVGSSVGMDHGSAVSARYSAPFAFTGTLHEVAIQLPARSSRSTDSAAAASEMARQ, encoded by the coding sequence ATGGCCGAGTTCAAGGGCACCATCGGTCGCACGCTCGCCGACAGCACTCCACACTTCGAAGAGCCGCCGCATCCGGGTGAACAGGCCCCCAACGTCGTCATCGTCTTGTTGGACGACACCGGCTTTGCCCAGTTCGGCTGCTATGGCTCCGACATCGATACCCCGAACGTCGATGCTCTGGCCGCCAACGGGGTGCAGTTCACCAACTTCCATGTGACGCCGCTGTGTTCGCCCACCAGGGCCGCACTGTTGACCGGTCGTTCGCAGCACGCCGTGGGCATGCGCGGCGTGTCGAACTGGCGCACAGGGTTTCCTCACCAGCTGGGCCACATCTCGAACTCGGCGGCAACCGTTGCAGAGGTGTTGAAGAGCCACGGCTACGCCACGTTCTGCACCGGCAAGTGGCACCTGGCCCCAACCGAGGACACCTCGGCGGCCGGGCCGTTCGACCAGTGGCCGCTGGCGCGTGGGTTCGATCGCTTCTATGGCTTCCTCGAGGGCGAGACCGACCAATTTCACCCCGAACTGGTCCGTGACAACACCCATATCGATGCACCGGCGACGCCCGAAGAGGGCTACCACCTGTCCGAAGACCTGGTCGATCAGCTGCTGCAGATGATCAACGACAGCAAGGGAGTCAGGCCAGACCGACCGTTCTTCGCCTACCTGCCGTTTGGCGCGACCCACGCGCCGCATCAAGCGCCACAGGCCTATCTGGACAAGTACCGCGGCCGCTACGACGAGGGCTGGGATGTCGTTCGCCAGCGCTGGTACCAGCGCCAGATCGACCTAGGAGTCATACCCCAGCACGCGGTGTTGGCGCCCCGTAACCCCGGTGTCGTTGCTTGGGACGAGCTTCCAGAGAATCAGAAGCGTCTGGCGTGCAGGCTGCAGGAAGCATTCGCCGCCTTCCTCGACCACACCGACGATCAGATCGGCCGACTGGTCGACGGACTCGCGCAGATGGGCGAGCTCGACAACACGATCCTGGTGGTCTTGGCCGACAACGGCGCTTCCCAAGAGGGCGGTCCGTTCGGGGTGATGCACGAGATGAAGTTCTTCAACGGCATCCTCGAATCTCCAGACGAGGCCATCGAGCGCATCGACGAAATCGGCGGGCCGAACAGCCACACCAACTATCCGTGGGGCTGGGCCCAGGCCGGCAACTCACCGTTTCGCTGGTACAAGCAGAACACCCACGAGGGTGGTGTGCACGTGCCGATGATCATGCACTGGCCGGCCCGACTGGGTGGTGGCAACGCCGGCACCAAGCGGTCTCAGTTCGTCAACGTCTCCGACATCGCTCCGACCATCTACGAGCTGTTGGGCGTCACCCCACCAGAGGTCTATCGGGGTATCGAACAGATGCCCGTGACGGGCCATTCGTTCGCCACCCTGCTCGACGACGGCGACGCGCCCGCGGCCAACCGGCTGCAGTACTTCGAGAACGCCGGCAGCCGGGCCGTCATCGCCGAACTCGATGGTGTGTGGTGGAAGGCGGTGACCAAGCACAAGCAGGGCGACGACTTCGACACCGAACCCTGGGAGTTGTACGACCTCGACGCCGACCCGTCCGAATGCACCAACCTGGCCGATGGCAACCCCGAGCGACTCGCCCAGCTGGTCGACCTGTGGTGGGCCGAGGCCGAACGCCACGGGGTGTTGCCGCTGGACGACCGCACGCTGGCGCTGTTCGCCTCTCGCCTCAGCGACCAGTCGCCCCACCGCACCGACCGCCGCTATGTCTACCGACCGCCGATGTCGCCGATACCGGCACAACCCTCGGCAACGCTGGGAGGCCGGGCGTTCGACCTCCCGGCGCAGACCACCTGTCGCCCGGGCGACGAGGGGGTGTTGTGGGCCACCGGCAACCAGAACTCTGGCTGTTCGGTGTTCGTCCAGAACGGTCGCCTGGTGGTCGACTACAACGCATTCAACGATCACACCATCGTCGAGTCAGAGATCGAGGTACCCGTGGGCGACAGCGAGGTGGCAGTTCACCTCGAGCGAGACGGACGCAAGACCGGTTGGGTCGAGGTGTCGATTGACGGCACACCTTGTGGCC